The Hyphomonas sediminis genome contains a region encoding:
- a CDS encoding aspartate/glutamate racemase family protein, with protein MKTIGLIGGMSWESTTTYYRYINEAVRDKLGGLSSADLLLSSLDFASIVALQKADRWDDAGSVLGGAGARLARAGADCILICTNTMHLVADKVERMSGLPLINIIDETADVLKGDGCRRPLLLATRYTMEHGFYSDRMASHGIDVLVPAAEERQRIHATIFDELCQGIISDASRAEMMGIIERAASQGADSVILGCTEIQLLLDPRALPLPGYDSTELHAKAAVRFALSGEALANPGAAIKGVKDLSL; from the coding sequence GTGAAGACGATTGGACTGATTGGGGGCATGAGCTGGGAGTCGACGACGACCTACTATCGCTACATCAATGAGGCGGTCCGGGATAAGTTGGGCGGCCTCTCTTCGGCAGATCTGCTTCTCAGTTCTCTGGATTTTGCAAGCATCGTCGCGCTGCAGAAGGCCGATCGCTGGGACGATGCGGGGAGTGTCCTTGGCGGCGCTGGCGCGCGGCTCGCGCGGGCGGGGGCTGACTGCATCCTCATTTGCACCAACACCATGCACCTGGTGGCCGACAAGGTTGAGCGCATGTCCGGCTTGCCGCTCATCAACATCATTGACGAAACGGCGGACGTACTGAAGGGCGATGGCTGCCGGCGCCCGCTGCTTCTGGCGACGCGCTACACCATGGAACATGGCTTCTACAGTGATCGGATGGCCAGTCATGGCATTGACGTGCTGGTGCCCGCCGCAGAAGAGCGCCAACGCATTCACGCGACCATCTTCGATGAACTTTGCCAGGGCATCATCAGCGATGCGTCGCGCGCTGAAATGATGGGCATCATAGAGCGCGCGGCCAGCCAGGGCGCAGATAGCGTCATTCTGGGGTGTACGGAGATACAGCTCCTGCTCGATCCCCGCGCACTGCCGCTCCCCGGCTATGATTCCACAGAGCTGCACGCCAAAGCCGCAGTTCGGTTTGCTCTGTCGGGAGAGGCGCTTGCCAATCCCGGCGCAGCTATCAAGGGCGTTAAGGACCTCTCATTGTAA
- a CDS encoding RNA polymerase sigma factor has protein sequence MVSKVSNRKKNSEGGIFLVFREQEAALRRFLRRISPSVSDIDDIAQETILRALQAERERDILQPKAYLYTIARNVVRDAMDKKSRSVIDFIEDFAPETVSSNEPLIEDQVDGRQRMLLFWEAVATLPEQCQQVFVLKKVYGYSHAEISRQLGISVSTTEKHVAAGLRRCSDFLDRRLSEAGSGEEKRRSDGVRE, from the coding sequence ATGGTATCGAAAGTGAGCAACCGGAAGAAGAACTCCGAAGGTGGCATCTTTTTGGTATTTCGGGAGCAGGAGGCCGCCCTCCGGCGTTTCCTGCGCCGTATTTCTCCGTCAGTGTCGGACATAGACGACATCGCCCAGGAAACGATCCTGCGCGCGCTCCAGGCAGAGAGAGAGCGCGACATTCTTCAACCTAAGGCCTATCTCTACACGATTGCGCGAAACGTGGTCCGCGACGCGATGGATAAAAAATCGCGGTCAGTGATCGACTTCATTGAGGATTTTGCGCCGGAAACCGTCTCATCCAATGAGCCTCTGATCGAGGACCAGGTGGATGGGCGTCAGCGTATGCTCCTGTTCTGGGAGGCTGTGGCGACTTTGCCGGAACAGTGCCAGCAGGTGTTTGTGTTGAAGAAAGTCTATGGCTATTCTCATGCGGAAATCTCCAGGCAACTGGGGATCTCGGTCAGCACCACCGAGAAGCATGTGGCGGCGGGTCTGAGGCGTTGCAGCGATTTTCTGGACCGCCGGCTCTCCGAGGCCGGCTCTGGAGAAGAGAAGCGCCGGTCTGATGGGGTGAGGGAATAG
- a CDS encoding serine/threonine protein kinase: protein MSQNLTDIQALFDRVIATAPHQRLSTLSRLTKDADIRDKILRLVDAAERTGAFMPTGAIARHSFKPQLNTNDVVGEWKVTGFFGFGGMGEVYSVERRTDAFIQKAALKIVSPEASEQQRFLTERAILARLEHPNISRIIDGGTNPKVGAYMVMELVEGSDFLSATHDMPERERLKLLLDLCAAVSHAHARLVLHRDIKPSNILIDEDGRLRLIDFGVGFEIDGNAESSIAPMTSDYAAPEQKEGRAVTVATDIFALGVVLRELLSGHRQPRHDARLSQDAAAIIAKATASEPSARYASVTAFAEDVSGYIAGKAIAARNGGDAYRASKFIRRHWLTSATSALFVLSLIGGLLLTSLWADRAEKAAALAERALAEREFEARTLSGYRHALQALYGIPEIDNLELDHALARIAHNASDGIQNGEPEDIFLVYAIGQNFMYRDDHAFAAEVLTPFADDNVGHTEVILDAKSNLARALSESGRPEEAAALVGQIRLIREASGRTAPADIAQELMIVANWTGELADYQAVIENAKRAISLAEPTEKVGYYYNQIGTAYLAIGEWNSAVDAMAKSFEEGRNQGIRTPDDITSAENLALLTIFLKGDSTAPLAYLPEYAEAADLRFQSPQKASFLYGLIAECALMNDQPELALSASENALRLIGNDYSYRSGWPVDLLSIQSRAFARTGNTLEANDRLREARELTQKEEIISILADDMRRADLNIRLDFAEAELFALSGQADIAKSLMQEAQQSWAKGSGMDALTPGIQTLLRETERVISAPAGKQAAPISEP from the coding sequence ATGAGTCAAAATCTCACGGATATCCAAGCGCTTTTTGACCGGGTGATCGCAACGGCGCCGCATCAGAGACTTTCGACGCTCTCCCGTCTCACCAAAGATGCCGACATTCGGGACAAAATCCTCAGGCTGGTCGATGCTGCGGAACGCACCGGCGCTTTTATGCCAACGGGCGCTATCGCGCGTCATTCTTTCAAACCGCAACTGAACACCAATGACGTTGTCGGCGAGTGGAAAGTCACCGGCTTTTTCGGATTCGGCGGAATGGGTGAGGTCTATTCGGTAGAGAGACGGACGGACGCCTTCATTCAGAAGGCCGCCCTCAAGATCGTTTCGCCTGAAGCTTCCGAGCAACAAAGATTTTTGACAGAACGCGCTATCCTGGCGCGGCTGGAACACCCCAATATCTCGCGGATCATCGACGGCGGCACGAACCCGAAAGTTGGTGCCTATATGGTGATGGAACTCGTAGAAGGCTCCGATTTTCTTTCTGCAACGCATGACATGCCGGAACGGGAACGGCTCAAACTGCTTCTTGATCTGTGTGCTGCAGTTTCCCACGCGCATGCCCGACTTGTGCTGCATAGAGACATCAAGCCATCGAATATCCTGATCGATGAGGATGGACGCCTTCGCCTCATCGACTTTGGTGTCGGCTTCGAGATTGATGGAAATGCAGAAAGCTCTATTGCCCCGATGACATCAGACTACGCCGCGCCAGAGCAAAAGGAAGGGCGCGCGGTCACTGTGGCCACCGACATTTTTGCGTTGGGGGTCGTTCTAAGAGAGCTTTTATCCGGTCACCGTCAGCCAAGACACGATGCAAGGCTATCCCAGGACGCCGCCGCCATTATAGCCAAGGCAACAGCTTCCGAACCGTCCGCTCGGTATGCCAGCGTAACTGCATTCGCTGAAGACGTCTCTGGCTATATCGCCGGAAAAGCGATTGCCGCCCGCAATGGCGGCGACGCCTACCGCGCCAGCAAGTTCATACGTCGCCACTGGCTGACCAGCGCAACGTCCGCATTGTTTGTGCTGAGCCTTATTGGCGGCTTGCTGCTGACAAGCCTTTGGGCGGATAGGGCAGAGAAAGCGGCCGCCCTCGCGGAGCGCGCGCTCGCAGAGCGGGAATTCGAAGCGCGCACCCTGTCAGGGTACCGTCATGCACTTCAAGCCCTTTACGGAATACCGGAAATTGACAACCTGGAGCTGGATCATGCGCTTGCCCGCATCGCCCACAATGCTTCTGACGGAATACAGAATGGCGAACCGGAGGACATTTTTCTTGTCTACGCGATAGGTCAAAATTTCATGTACCGGGATGATCACGCCTTTGCAGCGGAGGTCCTTACTCCGTTTGCTGATGATAACGTTGGCCATACGGAAGTCATCTTAGATGCAAAATCTAATCTCGCACGCGCTTTGTCGGAATCCGGACGCCCAGAGGAAGCAGCTGCGCTCGTAGGTCAGATCAGACTTATACGCGAAGCCTCCGGGCGGACCGCACCTGCCGATATCGCGCAGGAACTCATGATCGTCGCCAACTGGACCGGAGAATTGGCCGACTATCAAGCAGTAATTGAGAACGCAAAACGCGCCATCAGTCTCGCCGAGCCTACAGAAAAGGTCGGTTATTATTACAACCAGATAGGCACGGCTTACCTTGCTATTGGCGAATGGAATTCAGCTGTCGACGCCATGGCGAAATCCTTCGAAGAAGGCAGGAACCAAGGCATCCGCACTCCTGACGACATTACAAGCGCTGAGAACTTGGCCCTTCTCACAATCTTTCTGAAGGGAGACTCTACCGCCCCCCTAGCTTACCTTCCGGAATATGCAGAAGCAGCAGATCTGCGCTTTCAGTCTCCGCAGAAAGCAAGCTTCCTGTACGGACTTATCGCCGAGTGCGCGCTGATGAATGATCAACCTGAACTCGCCCTGAGCGCATCAGAAAATGCACTTCGACTAATTGGGAATGACTACAGCTATCGTTCTGGTTGGCCGGTCGACCTCTTGTCAATTCAATCGCGCGCCTTTGCCCGAACCGGCAACACACTTGAAGCGAACGACCGCCTGCGGGAAGCGCGTGAACTAACACAGAAGGAGGAAATCATATCAATCCTGGCCGACGATATGCGAAGGGCCGACCTCAACATTCGACTCGACTTTGCCGAAGCGGAGCTGTTCGCATTGTCGGGACAAGCAGATATAGCAAAAAGCCTGATGCAAGAGGCACAACAAAGCTGGGCCAAAGGTTCCGGTATGGACGCACTGACACCGGGCATTCAGACTCTGTTGCGCGAAACGGAACGGGTAATCTCTGCCCCTGCGGGAAAACAAGCGGCGCCTATTTCAGAGCCGTAG
- a CDS encoding FecR family protein, which produces MLSPDMPDLTAEAGAWLAQLETGKLSKEDMAAFREWIQRSPRHYAEIRRLADLSLEVNVLTGMAEPLKEAARRRRVVRQPGQTSRRVSSGWTWGAVGLAGVAALAVALVVRMPAAAPVSDPIYLATLVGQTQDVSLDDGSRVKLNTDSQLEVAFAKERRSVYLEKGEAYFEVAHDAARPFTVYAGDRSITAVGTAFSVRWTDEELIVTVSEGRVAYGNAPGVRKTEAGAPELVPAAASQPSTPRTMLGAGQRLEVIPKSQAEVIERVPANEISRDLAWRSGFLDFENAPLSEVVREMQRYTPQTIEIEGSELADLRFGGVFRIGETDAFFEALELSFGVVVEETPDSRLVLKSAH; this is translated from the coding sequence ATGCTCTCTCCCGATATGCCGGACCTCACGGCAGAAGCGGGGGCCTGGCTGGCGCAGCTGGAGACGGGCAAACTGTCAAAGGAAGATATGGCCGCGTTCCGTGAGTGGATCCAGCGCAGCCCTCGGCATTACGCCGAGATCCGCCGTCTGGCGGACCTTTCGCTTGAGGTAAATGTATTGACCGGAATGGCCGAGCCGCTGAAGGAAGCGGCGCGCCGCCGGCGTGTCGTGCGTCAGCCTGGGCAAACCTCTCGCCGGGTTTCTTCTGGGTGGACATGGGGGGCGGTGGGGCTGGCCGGCGTTGCTGCCCTTGCTGTGGCCCTTGTCGTGCGCATGCCCGCCGCGGCGCCCGTGTCCGACCCAATCTATCTGGCAACCCTTGTCGGCCAGACGCAGGATGTGTCGTTGGACGATGGGTCCCGCGTGAAACTCAATACCGACAGCCAGCTCGAAGTTGCCTTCGCCAAGGAGCGGCGCAGCGTCTATCTGGAAAAGGGCGAAGCTTATTTCGAGGTCGCGCACGATGCGGCGCGGCCCTTCACGGTGTACGCCGGTGATCGCTCGATTACAGCGGTCGGCACGGCCTTCTCCGTGCGCTGGACCGATGAGGAGCTGATCGTCACCGTGTCCGAAGGCAGGGTCGCCTATGGCAACGCGCCGGGTGTCCGCAAGACCGAGGCGGGGGCGCCAGAGCTGGTCCCGGCGGCCGCTTCGCAGCCGTCCACTCCGCGCACAATGCTCGGGGCGGGGCAGCGGCTTGAAGTTATTCCAAAGAGCCAGGCTGAAGTGATCGAGCGTGTTCCGGCAAACGAAATATCGCGCGACCTCGCCTGGAGATCGGGCTTCCTCGACTTTGAAAATGCGCCCCTGAGTGAGGTCGTGCGGGAGATGCAGCGCTACACCCCGCAAACCATCGAGATTGAAGGCAGCGAGCTCGCTGATCTCCGGTTTGGCGGGGTGTTCCGCATCGGCGAAACCGATGCCTTCTTCGAGGCGCTTGAGCTTTCCTTCGGTGTTGTGGTGGAAGAGACGCCGGACAGCCGGTTGGTTCTGAAGTCCGCGCACTGA
- a CDS encoding class I SAM-dependent methyltransferase, whose product MDKRLEKDARFWDRIAASYAADPIKDEGGYRRTIGAVIEHLAPGDRVYEMGCGTGTTALKLASHVRRYAATDISGEMIAIARQKAQAAQCQNLDFEVDGTGSLAQAGAPYDVALAFNVLHLVPSLEAAVATVHRLLRPGGVFISKTPCVALMNPLIQLAIPVMQAFGKAPSVTILNPARIGSALLEAGFQIEEEAWHGTKGKDMRPYFVARKL is encoded by the coding sequence ATGGACAAGAGGCTGGAAAAAGATGCGCGCTTCTGGGACCGGATCGCCGCGTCCTATGCCGCTGATCCCATAAAGGACGAAGGCGGCTACAGGCGTACAATCGGGGCAGTGATTGAGCATCTGGCGCCCGGCGACCGGGTTTACGAGATGGGATGTGGCACGGGCACAACGGCATTGAAGTTGGCCTCACATGTGCGCCGCTATGCGGCGACAGACATTTCTGGCGAGATGATTGCGATTGCGCGCCAAAAGGCGCAGGCCGCGCAATGCCAGAACCTTGATTTTGAGGTGGATGGAACGGGCTCGTTGGCGCAGGCGGGGGCGCCCTACGATGTCGCCCTGGCATTCAATGTGCTGCATCTGGTGCCATCGTTGGAGGCCGCGGTGGCGACAGTGCACCGTTTGCTGCGGCCGGGGGGCGTGTTTATTTCCAAGACGCCATGCGTTGCGCTGATGAACCCGCTGATCCAGCTTGCCATCCCGGTGATGCAGGCTTTCGGGAAAGCGCCATCTGTAACGATATTGAACCCCGCACGCATCGGGAGTGCGCTCTTGGAGGCAGGGTTCCAGATTGAGGAAGAGGCCTGGCACGGAACTAAGGGCAAGGATATGCGGCCCTACTTCGTGGCGAGAAAACTATAA
- a CDS encoding LysR family transcriptional regulator, with the protein MDWNLARAFLVTAETGSFSKAARVLGLTQPTLSRQVAMLEDALKVVLFERAGKSLILTKTGEDLLDHVRLMGEAMRSFQEAATYSTDTLQGRVHISALDSYCIYILPSILAKIRAELPDVSIVVTSTNAISDLQRGEADIAIRHIRPEADELVGKRILETTAAFYASTDWVERNGVPRRPDELRADQFIGFESFDESAEFLKGLSVQATAQQLRIGSNQAVVIWEMVKHGLGVGLMLDEIACQTPGVQRVLQDVPLIEVPVWLLSHKALRTSRRIKAVYDLLAEELVKQVGARRA; encoded by the coding sequence ATGGATTGGAACCTTGCGCGGGCATTTCTCGTGACGGCAGAGACCGGATCGTTCTCAAAAGCAGCGCGTGTTCTGGGGCTGACGCAACCAACACTGTCGCGACAGGTGGCGATGCTGGAAGATGCGCTCAAGGTTGTTCTCTTCGAGCGGGCGGGAAAGTCGCTGATCCTCACAAAGACGGGCGAAGACCTTTTGGACCATGTGCGCCTGATGGGGGAGGCGATGCGTTCCTTTCAGGAAGCAGCTACCTATAGCACGGATACATTGCAGGGCAGAGTGCATATCTCGGCCCTGGACTCATACTGCATCTACATCCTGCCGTCGATCCTGGCGAAGATCAGGGCTGAGTTGCCGGATGTATCCATTGTCGTCACGTCAACCAATGCCATCAGCGACCTGCAGCGGGGAGAAGCCGATATCGCGATCCGGCATATTCGTCCGGAGGCAGATGAGCTGGTCGGAAAGCGAATTCTTGAAACGACTGCGGCGTTCTATGCCTCTACCGATTGGGTTGAGCGCAATGGCGTTCCGCGGCGCCCCGACGAGTTGCGGGCAGATCAGTTCATTGGCTTTGAGAGCTTTGATGAAAGTGCGGAGTTTTTGAAGGGGCTGTCAGTCCAGGCGACCGCTCAACAACTGAGGATTGGGTCAAACCAAGCCGTTGTGATTTGGGAAATGGTGAAGCACGGGTTGGGTGTCGGGCTCATGCTGGACGAGATCGCCTGTCAAACGCCTGGTGTTCAGCGCGTTCTCCAGGATGTGCCCTTGATTGAAGTGCCCGTTTGGTTGTTGTCCCACAAAGCGCTGCGGACCAGCCGGCGGATAAAGGCAGTCTATGATTTGCTGGCGGAAGAACTGGTGAAGCAGGTGGGGGCTCGACGCGCCTAG
- a CDS encoding ECF-type sigma factor, translating into MESGVSRKDAAVFIEQHYDALKAMARSRRRRAQGPQGMLTTDILHEAWLKISDREDWNDEAHFLASAAQAMRSVIVDHARATLAQKRGGGVRHALLDELQEILADPSETPEDLLSISSLIDSLEKDHARAAKVVVLRYFGGFTDAEVAAILGVSDRTIRSDWGFAKAWIIDALECDLPTALK; encoded by the coding sequence ATGGAATCAGGCGTTTCACGCAAGGATGCTGCTGTCTTTATTGAGCAGCACTATGATGCGCTGAAGGCGATGGCTCGAAGCCGTCGTCGTCGGGCGCAGGGACCGCAGGGCATGCTTACGACCGACATCCTTCACGAGGCATGGCTTAAGATATCCGATCGTGAGGATTGGAATGATGAGGCACATTTCCTTGCCAGCGCCGCGCAGGCCATGCGGTCGGTGATCGTGGATCATGCCCGCGCCACGCTCGCCCAGAAGAGAGGGGGAGGTGTCCGGCACGCACTGCTCGACGAGCTTCAGGAAATACTTGCCGATCCCTCAGAAACGCCGGAAGATCTTTTGTCGATCAGTAGCCTGATCGACAGCTTGGAAAAGGATCATGCGAGAGCGGCAAAAGTAGTGGTTTTGAGATACTTTGGCGGCTTCACGGATGCGGAAGTTGCGGCAATATTGGGCGTCAGTGATCGAACAATTCGCAGCGATTGGGGCTTCGCCAAAGCGTGGATCATCGACGCATTGGAGTGCGATCTCCCTACGGCTCTGAAATAG
- a CDS encoding Lrp/AsnC family transcriptional regulator yields MLDDRDRRILALLQENGEMPAADIAELLSLSASACSRRIARLRADGYITGTMALLDRKKINLPTTIFLLVKTGRHSKDWLDQFHAAVTTIPEIVEVHRLTGNFDYILKLVLPNVEYYDTVYKQLLKRMEMYDMSAYISMETVKLSAGLPTKHI; encoded by the coding sequence ATGCTCGACGACCGCGACCGGCGCATCCTGGCGCTTCTACAGGAAAATGGTGAGATGCCAGCGGCCGATATTGCCGAGCTTCTCTCGCTGTCGGCCTCCGCCTGTTCACGCCGCATCGCGCGGCTGCGCGCCGACGGGTACATCACCGGCACGATGGCCCTGCTGGACCGGAAGAAGATCAACCTCCCGACCACGATCTTCCTGCTGGTAAAAACCGGGCGGCATTCAAAGGACTGGCTGGATCAGTTCCACGCCGCCGTAACGACCATTCCCGAGATCGTTGAAGTGCATCGCCTGACGGGAAACTTCGACTACATCCTCAAACTGGTGCTACCGAATGTCGAGTATTACGACACGGTCTACAAACAGCTTCTGAAGCGGATGGAGATGTACGACATGTCCGCTTACATCTCGATGGAGACGGTAAAACTGTCTGCCGGACTTCCGACGAAACACATCTGA